The following coding sequences lie in one Labrus bergylta chromosome 5, fLabBer1.1, whole genome shotgun sequence genomic window:
- the fndc10 gene encoding uncharacterized protein fndc10 — protein MRGTEMKPRQFLLAISALLLCTFHQTAGSSRSHRSNLASSKSLSTSSPSEVRGRIQLGTPPNWLKQTFIGSNYSNHSHKSRPSPKLKELTSQVNSFSFNTSRGNVTTVVSKRSGRRPSQIPEEGESPLCAYRVIEGGIGGQLCFRNTLSGYKCHKADCRTVVSLGNLVANILINGSVLLQWTHGSESTITGQDIKTKETAAGQKSSENLGTDLTREGTIRLSSVFSGRRHKRGGYELSCWWNGSYTQFECAGVHLGSGCRDFLLTELHENIPYRICLRSLAHSDPVLIADQQRDCVEFTLPPSGMQDIVIAMTTVGGAICVMLVIICLLVAYITENIMSPTTQHTYSYRTHSHH, from the coding sequence ATGAGAGGGACTGAGATGAAACCCCGACAATTCCTGCTCGCCATATCGGCACTCCTGCTCTGCACATTTCACCAGACAGCTGGCTCCAGCAGATCTCATCGCAGCAACTTAGCATCTTCAAAATCACTATCAACATCATCCCCATCAGAGGTGAGAGGCAGGATTCAATTGGGGACGCCCCCAAACTGGTTAAAACAGACTTTTATCGGCTCCAACTATAGCAATCACAGCCACAAAAGTAGGCCATCACCAAAACTTAAAGAGTTAACAAGCCAGGTGAATAGCTTTTCTTTCAACACCAGCAGAGGCAATGTTACTACTGTGGTATCGAAGAGGTCTGGCAGGCGACCAAGCCAGATCCCCGAGGAAGGAGAGTCACCTTTGTGTGCCTACCGAGTGATCGAGGGAGGCATTGGCGGGCAGTTGTGTTTTAGAAACACATTGTCTGGGTACAAGTGTCATAAGGCAGACTGCAGGACAGTGGTGTCTCTTGGGAATCTGGTGGCAAATATTCTTATCAATGGCAGTGTACTGTTACAGTGGACCCATGGGTCAGAATCCACAATTACTGGCCAGGATATAAAGACAAAAGAGACTGCTGCTGGTCAAAAAAGCAGTGAGAATCTTGGAACCGATTTAACAAGAGAAGGAACTATAAGGTTAAGTTCTGTTTTCAGTGGACGTCGGCACAAACGAGGAGGCTATGAACTAAGCTGCTGGTGGAATGGAAGCTATACCCAGTTTGAATGTGCTGGTGTCCATCTTGGATCTGGCTGCAGGGACTTCCTCCTGACCGAGCTGCACGAGAACATCCCCTACCGCATCTGCTTGCGCTCCCTGGCCCACTCTGATCCAGTTTTGATAGCAGACCAGCAACGGGACTGTGTAGAGTTCACCCTACCACCTTCTGGGATGCAGGACATTGTGATCGCCATGACAACAGTTGGGGGAGCTATTTGTGTGATGCTGGTCATCATTTGCTTGCTAGTGGCATACATCACAGAAAACATCATGAGCCCCACAACACAGCATACATACTCCTACCGCACTCATTCGCACCACTGA